A window of Halobellus sp. LT62 contains these coding sequences:
- a CDS encoding 50S ribosomal protein L44e, producing the protein MEMPRRFNTYCPNCDGHHEHEVEKVRSGRSTGMKWNARQTRRNKAVIGNAGKFSKVPGGDKPTKKTHLKYICSDCGKAHMREGWRAGRLTFQE; encoded by the coding sequence ATGGAAATGCCACGCCGATTCAACACGTACTGCCCGAACTGTGACGGGCATCACGAGCACGAAGTCGAGAAGGTCCGCTCGGGTCGCTCGACGGGAATGAAGTGGAACGCCCGACAGACCCGCCGCAACAAGGCGGTCATCGGAAACGCCGGTAAGTTCTCGAAGGTGCCCGGTGGCGACAAGCCCACCAAGAAGACGCACCTGAAGTACATCTGCTCGGACTGCGGCAAGGCCCACATGCGAGAGGGATGGCGCGCGGGCCGCCTCACGTTCCAGGAGTAA
- a CDS encoding 30S ribosomal protein S27e produces the protein MAGNFYRVKCPDCDNEQVVFGKASTTVNCAVCGTTLATPTGGDAEIHGEVVETVERRSAEA, from the coding sequence ATGGCAGGGAACTTCTACCGCGTCAAGTGTCCGGATTGCGACAACGAACAGGTCGTCTTCGGCAAGGCGTCGACGACCGTCAACTGCGCCGTGTGCGGCACCACGCTCGCGACGCCGACCGGCGGCGACGCCGAGATTCACGGCGAGGTCGTCGAGACGGTCGAGCGACGCTCGGCCGAGGCGTAA
- a CDS encoding translation initiation factor IF-2 subunit alpha, with protein MKYSGWPETGELVVGEVDEITDFGVFVDLDEYQDKRGLCHISEVASGWIKNVRDHVRVGQTVVAKVIDVNEGSQQIDLSIKDVNEHQRKDKIQEWKNEQKADNWMEVAFGEDLEDERYSDIANALLAEFESLYDGFEAAAIHGTSALEDVDLDDEEIEAIVQTARENVSVPYVNVTGYVDLRCPAGDGVDRIKEALQAAEGDDGDVPEEVELEVTYVGAPEYRIQVRAPDYKTAEDALEAAADRASESISAVGGSGEYHRERHEDDE; from the coding sequence ATGAAGTACAGCGGTTGGCCCGAGACGGGTGAGCTCGTCGTCGGCGAAGTCGACGAGATAACCGATTTCGGGGTCTTCGTCGACCTCGACGAGTACCAAGACAAGCGCGGCCTCTGTCACATCAGCGAGGTCGCGAGCGGCTGGATCAAGAACGTCCGCGATCACGTCCGCGTGGGTCAGACGGTCGTCGCGAAGGTGATCGACGTCAACGAGGGCTCCCAGCAGATCGATCTCTCGATCAAAGACGTCAACGAACACCAGCGCAAGGACAAGATCCAAGAGTGGAAAAACGAGCAGAAGGCCGACAACTGGATGGAAGTCGCCTTCGGCGAGGACCTCGAAGACGAGCGCTACAGCGACATCGCCAACGCGCTTCTCGCGGAGTTCGAGTCGCTCTACGACGGCTTCGAGGCGGCGGCCATCCACGGCACGAGCGCGCTCGAAGACGTCGACCTCGACGACGAGGAGATCGAGGCCATCGTCCAGACGGCCAGAGAGAACGTCTCCGTCCCGTACGTGAACGTCACGGGCTACGTCGACCTCCGGTGTCCCGCCGGCGACGGCGTCGACCGGATCAAGGAGGCGCTGCAGGCCGCCGAGGGCGACGACGGCGACGTCCCCGAGGAGGTCGAACTCGAAGTCACCTACGTCGGTGCGCCGGAGTATCGTATTCAGGTGCGCGCGCCCGACTACAAGACCGCCGAGGACGCCCTCGAAGCCGCGGCCGACCGGGCCAGCGAGTCGATCTCGGCGGTCGGCGGCAGCGGCGAGTACCACCGCGAGCGGCACGAGGACGACGAGTAA
- a CDS encoding RNA-protein complex protein Nop10, which yields MKSDIRVCANWRGVHDRPVYTLSDTCPACGGATENSAPAPFDPEDAYGEYRRALKRRGRE from the coding sequence GTGAAATCCGATATTCGAGTCTGTGCGAACTGGCGCGGCGTCCACGACCGACCGGTGTACACGCTGTCTGACACGTGCCCGGCGTGCGGCGGCGCGACCGAGAACTCCGCGCCCGCGCCGTTCGACCCCGAGGACGCCTACGGCGAGTACCGACGCGCTCTTAAACGCCGCGGCCGCGAGTGA
- a CDS encoding proteasome assembly chaperone family protein produces the protein MDDIEIETLAEPTLRDPVLVEGLPGVGHVGKLAAEHLLEEFDSDLVARVYADEFPPQVGIDDDGVASLACAEFHAVDAGERDLLVLTGDHQAQSHSGHYHITDAFLDVAESFDASEVYALGGVPTGELVEEPDVLGAVANADGIEALEDAGVEFREGEPAGGIVGVSGLLLGLGGRRGLSAACLMGETSGYLVDPTSAQAVLEVLETAIGFEVGYDSLEERAEEMKEVAEKIQEMQNQQQGMPTDDDLRYIG, from the coding sequence ATGGACGATATCGAGATCGAGACGCTCGCAGAGCCGACGCTCCGCGATCCGGTGCTCGTCGAGGGACTCCCCGGCGTCGGTCACGTCGGAAAGCTGGCCGCCGAGCACTTACTGGAGGAGTTCGACTCCGACCTCGTCGCACGCGTGTACGCCGACGAGTTCCCGCCGCAGGTGGGCATCGACGACGACGGCGTCGCCTCGCTGGCGTGCGCTGAGTTCCACGCGGTCGACGCCGGCGAACGCGACCTCCTCGTGTTGACCGGAGATCACCAAGCGCAGTCGCACTCGGGGCACTACCACATCACCGACGCCTTCCTCGACGTCGCCGAGTCGTTCGACGCGAGCGAGGTGTACGCGCTCGGCGGCGTGCCGACGGGCGAACTCGTCGAAGAGCCGGACGTGTTGGGTGCGGTCGCGAACGCCGACGGCATCGAGGCGCTCGAAGACGCCGGCGTCGAGTTCCGCGAGGGCGAACCCGCCGGCGGCATCGTCGGCGTCAGCGGCCTCCTCTTGGGCCTCGGTGGTCGACGCGGCCTCTCGGCGGCCTGTCTGATGGGCGAGACGAGCGGCTACCTCGTCGACCCCACGAGCGCGCAGGCCGTGCTGGAAGTCCTCGAAACCGCCATCGGCTTCGAGGTCGGCTACGACTCCCTCGAAGAGCGCGCCGAGGAGATGAAAGAGGTCGCCGAGAAGATCCAAGAGATGCAGAACCAACAGCAGGGAATGCCGACCGACGACGACCTCCGCTACATCGGCTGA
- a CDS encoding PhzF family phenazine biosynthesis protein, whose protein sequence is MNTRRALLVDAFAAEPLSGNAAGVVPDASGLSKGQMQSIARELAVSETAFVLSTETSDRRLRYFTPRQEVDLCGHATIAAHAHLREDGVVDDGIHTLETNVGELDIEIELDGTVWMTQDRPRVERVEIDYERLGSALGIDPAALRDVGADAPVAVASTGLPFLIVPVNFLQNLGSADPDFGAVAALADEHDAAGIYAFTFDALGAESTLHARAFAPGVGIDEDPVTGTASGACGAYLREIGAFEEFPDEMRFEQGHFLDRPGEVRVRVAGEVRVGGRAVTALDGDIVVPDVNADEIVEA, encoded by the coding sequence ATGAACACCCGCCGCGCGCTCCTCGTCGACGCCTTCGCCGCCGAACCGCTCTCCGGCAACGCCGCCGGTGTCGTACCCGACGCAAGCGGCCTCTCGAAGGGACAGATGCAGTCGATCGCCCGGGAACTCGCCGTGAGCGAGACGGCGTTCGTGCTCTCCACTGAAACGTCCGATCGACGGCTCCGATACTTCACCCCCCGACAGGAGGTCGACCTCTGCGGACACGCGACGATCGCCGCGCACGCGCACCTCCGCGAGGACGGAGTCGTCGACGACGGAATCCACACCCTCGAAACGAACGTCGGCGAACTCGACATCGAAATCGAATTGGACGGGACAGTCTGGATGACGCAGGATCGACCCCGCGTCGAGCGCGTCGAGATCGACTACGAGCGGCTCGGGAGCGCGCTCGGGATCGACCCGGCCGCGTTGCGGGACGTCGGTGCCGACGCGCCCGTCGCCGTGGCGTCGACCGGGCTCCCGTTCCTGATCGTGCCGGTGAACTTCCTGCAGAACCTCGGGTCAGCGGACCCGGATTTCGGAGCCGTCGCGGCGCTCGCAGACGAGCACGACGCTGCCGGCATCTACGCGTTCACGTTCGACGCGCTCGGCGCGGAGTCGACGCTGCACGCCCGCGCGTTCGCGCCGGGCGTCGGCATCGACGAGGATCCCGTGACCGGAACCGCGAGCGGGGCCTGCGGCGCGTACTTACGGGAGATCGGCGCGTTCGAGGAGTTCCCCGATGAGATGCGCTTCGAGCAGGGGCACTTCCTCGATCGCCCCGGCGAGGTCCGCGTCCGCGTCGCCGGCGAGGTTCGCGTCGGCGGCCGCGCGGTGACGGCGCTGGACGGCGATATCGTCGTCCCAGACGTCAACGCAGACGAAATCGTCGAAGCCTGA